In Kryptolebias marmoratus isolate JLee-2015 linkage group LG11, ASM164957v2, whole genome shotgun sequence, the following proteins share a genomic window:
- the trabd gene encoding traB domain-containing protein isoform X1, whose translation MLPVFDNVCCFGLSQDESVAPSGNHAEEEHPCIPPGLSDGETLEMLWQHRKQRRQLSPELPETVTCLTAPDGSILYLVGTAHFSDSSKKDVAMTIRAVQPDVVVVELCQYRVSMLRMDENTLLREAKDINLEKVQQAIKQNGLMSGLMQILLLKVSAHITEQLGMAPGGEFREAFKEAGRVPFCKFHLGDRPIPVTFKRAIAALSLWQKARLAWGLCFLSDPISKEDVEKCKQKDLLEQTMSEMIGEFPALHQTIVAERDIYLTHTLRQATRCVEAPSNGQKVPAVVVGVVGMGHVPGIEQNWEKELNINEILSVAPPSRFGWLLRTAIKGVLMGMLGYACYRAGGGLGRALLSLPAVQSLLDTMRPRPS comes from the exons ATGCTTCCAGTGTTTGACAACGTCTGCTGTTTTGGTCTTTCTCAGGATGAGTCTGTCGCCCCGTCAGGGAATCATGCAGAAGAGGAACACCCTTGTATACCTCCAGGACTTT CCGATGGTGAAACATTGGAGATGCTGTGGCAGCATCGAAAGCAGCGCCGCCAGTTGTCTCCTGAGCTCCCAGAGACTGTGACCTGTCTCACTGCCCCAGATGGCAGTATTCTGTACCTGGTGGGCACTGCTCATTTCAGTGACAGCAGTAAAAAGGATGTGGCCATG ACGATTCGCGCTGTGCAGCCAGacgtggtggtggtggagctgTGCCAGTACAGGGTGTCGATGTTGAGGATGGACGAGAATACGCTGCTGAGGGAAGCCAAAGACATAAACCTGGAAAAGGTTCAACAAGCCATTAAACAG AATGGGCTGATGTCTGGTTTGATGCAGATTCTTCTGCTCAAAGTTTCAGCTCACATCACAGAGCAGCTGGGAATGGCACCTGGGGGAGAGTTTAGGGAGGCTTTCAAAGAA GCTGGACGAGTGCCATTTTGTAAATTTCACCTTGGGGACAGGCCTATCCCTGTGACGTTCAAGAGAGCCATAGCTGCTCTCAGTCTATGGCAGAAGGCCCGCCTTGCCTGGGGTCTTTGCTTTTTGTCAGATCCAATCAG TAAAGAGGATGTAGAGAAGTGCAAGCAGAAAGATTTGCTGGAGCAGACCATGTCGGAGATGATCGGCGAGTTTCCTGCTCTTCATCAAACCATCGTGGCTGAAAGGGACATctacctcacacacacactccgccAGGCTACACGCTGTGTGGAGGCCCCCTCTAATGGCCAGA AAGTGCCTGCTGTGGTGGTGGGAGTTGTAGGAATGGGCCATGTTCCTGGCATTGAGCAAAACTGGGAGAAGGAGCTCAACATTAATGAAATTTTGAG TGTTGCGCCCCCCTCACGCTTTGGCTGGTTGTTGCGCACAGCCATTAAGGGTGTCTTGATGGGAATGCTGGGATATGCCTGCTACCGTGCGGGAGGAGGTTTAGGTAGAGCCCTGCTGTCTCTACCTGCGGTTCAGTCATTACTGGACACCATGCGGCCTCGTCCTTCTTGA
- the selenoo1 gene encoding selenoprotein O1 — translation MAYLGPRLGTSRLFIPRVSAARLLGTVRMDDMGLAVSRSPLERLDFDNVVLRRLPLDPSEEPGARQVKGACFSRVKPQPLSNPRFVAVSPEALALLGLHADQVVKDPLGPEYLSGSRVMPGSEPAAHCYCGHQFGHFAGQLGDGAACYLGEVKVPPGQDPELLRENPSGRWEIQVKGAGLTPYSRQADGRKVLRSSIREFLCSEAMFFLGVPTTRAGSVVTSDTKVIRDVYYSGHPKHERCSVVLRLAPTFLRFGSFEIFKPADELTGRQGPSYGQDEIRAQMLDYVIEMFYPEIQQNYPNQVERNVAFFREVMYRTARLVAQWQCVGFCHGVLNTDNMSVLGLTLDYGPYGFMDRFDPDFICNASDNSGRYSYQAQPTICRWNLVKLAEALAPELPPDRAEAVMDEYQDLFNRFYLENMRKKLGLLTKEEPEDEILITELLQTMHNTGADFTNTFRSLSQVSCPTEEEAEGHEELKKTTDLVLEQCASLDELKAANKPTMDLRELSMLLSMAQSNPALFQMISDRVTIARQLDKLSKLKELMETSQEELKTRQAEEWSSWLTRYRKRLARELEGQSDVQATQEERVRVMDSTNPRVVLRNYIAQNAIEAAENSDFSEVQRVLKVLQKPFSSQPGLELPAWVGGHGTASQAERDEGEEQQHEASASAARNPVPYNSRPPAWAQEICVTUSS, via the exons ATGGCTTATTTAGGACCTCGGCTGGGAACGTCACGCCTCTTTATCCCCCGTGTGTCCGCGGCCAGACTCCTCGGTACCGTCAGGATGGATGATATGGGTCTGGCAGTGAGTCGTTCCCCGCTGGAGCGGCTCGACTTTGACAATGTCGTCCTGAGGAGACTTCCCCTGGACCCATCCGAGGAGCCGGGAGCACGCCAGGTGAAGGGTGCGTGTTTCTCCCGGGTGAAGCCTCAGCCGCTGAGCAACCCTCGGTTCGTTGCTGTGTCGCCCGAAGCGCTGGCTCTGCTGGGGCTCCACGCGGACCAAGTCGTCAAAGATCCTCTGGGGCCGGAGTATCTCAGCGGATCCAGAGTGATGCCCGGATCCGAACCCGCGGCTCACTGCTACTGCGGCCACCAGTTCGGACATTTTGCCGGGCAGCTGGGCGACGGGGCGGCGTGCTACCTGGGGGAGGTGAAGGTTCCACCGGGTCAAGACCCCGAGCTGCTCCGGGAAAACCCGAGCGGCCGATGGGAGATTCAGGTGAAAGGAGCCGGACTGACCCCCTACTCCAG ACAAGCCGATGGTCGCAAGGTCCTGCGGTCCAGTATAAGAGAGTTCCTCTGCAGCGAGGCGATGTTCTTCCTCGGTGTGCCCACCACCAGAGCAGGCTCTGTGGTCACCTCTGACACCAAAGTTATACGGGACGTGTATTACAGCGGACATCCCAAACATGAGAGATGCTCAGTTGTTCTTCGCCTTGCTCCCACCTTCCTCAG GTTTGGGTCCTTTGAGATCTTCAAGCCGGCTGATGAGCTCACAGGGCGGCAGGGTCCCAGCTATGGACAGGATGAGATCAGAgctcagatgttggattatGTGATAGAGATGTTCTACCCTGAAATCCAACAGAACTACCCAAACCAGGTGGAGAGAAACGTAGCTTTCTTCAGAGAG GTGATGTATCGTACAGCTCGACTCGTGGCTCAGTGGCAGTGTGTAGGATTCTGTCACGGAGTTCTGAACACGGACAACATGAGCGTCCTTGGTCTCACCCTAGACTATGGTCCATATGGCTTCATGGACAG GTTTGACCCGGACTTCATTTGCAATGCGTCCGACAACTCTGGCCGATACTCCTATCAGGCCCAGCCGACCATCTGCAGGTGGAACCTGGTGAAGCTAGCTGAAGCTCTCGCTCCAGAACTTCCACCAGATCGGGCTGAGGCAGTCATGGATGAATACCAAGATCTGTTCAACCGCTTCTACTTGGAGAACATGAGGAAGAAGCTGGGCTTACTGACAAAGGAGGAACCTGAAGATGAGATACTAatcactgagctgctgcagacgATGCACAACACAG GTGCTGACTTCACCAACACCTTCCGAAGCTTAAGTCAGGTTTCTTGTCCAACTGAGGAAGAAGCTGAGGGACATGAGGAACTTAAGAAAACCACAGACCTTGTTTTGGAGCAGTGTGCCTCTTTAGATGAGCTCAAAGCAGCCAACAAACCCACTATGGATCTACG TGAGCTTTCAATGCTGCTCTCTATGGCTCAGAGCAACCCAGCTCTGTTCCAGATGATCTCAGACAGAGTGACGATAGCCAGGCAGTTGGACAAACTCAGCAAACTGAAGGAACTGATGGAGACGAGtcaggaggagctgaaaacCAGACAGGCTGAGGAGTGGAGCTCCTGGCTCACACGCTATAG GAAGCGTCTGGCTCGTGAGCTGGAGGGTCAGAGCGACGTGCAGGCCACGCAGGAGGAGAGGGTGAGGGTGATGGACAGCACGAACCCTCGCGTGGTGCTCAGGAACTACATTGCCCAGAATGCAATAGAGGCTGCTGAGAATAGTGACTTCTCTGAG GTTCAACGGGTCCTcaaggttctgcagaaaccgTTCTCCTCTCAGCCAGGTCTGGAGCTTCCTGCGTGGGTGGGCGGACACGGGACCGCCTCGCAGGCAGAGAGGGATGAAGGAGAGGAGCAGCAACATGAAGCGTCTGCATCAGCAGCCAGGAACCCTGTGCCTTACAACAGCAGGCCCCCAGCTTGGGCCCAAGAAATCTGCGTCACATGATCTTCATAA
- the mapk12a gene encoding mitogen-activated protein kinase 12, with protein sequence MTRRLRPGFYNKEINQSAWVVPERYQNLKQVGAGAYGTVCYALDTKTGAKVAIKKLYRPFQSETFAKRAFRELRLIKHMKHENVIGLLDVFTPDISLDRFHDFYIVMPYMGTDLGKLMRKLRLSDERIQYLGYQMLKGLKYIHSAGIIHRDLKPSNLAVNQECELKILDFGLARQADSEMTGYVVTRWYRAPEVILNWMHYTQTVDIWSVGCIMAEMLQGRALFKGADHIDQLEQIWKVTGTPTPEFISKLESEDAKDYLKKVSSKPKADLHKLFSAVNPQAVTVLEHMLLLDPEERITAAEALALPYFSEFRGPEEETACELFDYTLVNAELGVDQWKRHTFTEILTFKPVLPNSKESTL encoded by the exons ATGACGAGACGACTCAGACCTGGCTTTTACAATAAGGAAATCAACCAAAGCGCCTGGGTAGTGCCGGAGCGGTACCAGAACCTGAAGCAGGTGGGGGCCGGAGCCTACGGAACAGTGTG CTATGCGCTGGACACCAAAACAGGAGCCAAGGTGGCAATCAAGAAGCTCTACAGACCTTTCCAGTCTGAGACATTTGCCAAGAGGGCCTTCAGGGAGCTGAGGCTCatcaaacacatgaaacatGAGAAT GTGATTGGTTTGCTGGATGTGTTCACTCCTGACATTTCTTTGGACAGGTTCCATGATTT TTACATCGTGATGCCGTACATGGGAACAGATCTGGGGAAGCTGATGAGGAAACTTAGACTGTCAGATGAAAGAATCCAGTATTTGGGTTATCAGATGCTCAAAGGTCTTAAG TATATTCATTCTGCTGGCATTATTCACAGG GATTTAAAACCTTCAAACCTTGCTGTTAACCAGGAATGTGAGCTTAAG ATTTTAGACTTTGGTTTAGCGCGGCAGGCAGACAGCGAGATGACGGGTTATGTGGTGACTCGCTGGTACAGAGCTCCCGAGGTCATCCTGAACTGGATGCACTACACACAAACCG TGGATATTTGGTCTGTGGGCTGCATCATGGCAGAAATGCTGCAAGGAAGAGCGCTTTTTAAAGGTGCCGATC ACATAGATCAGCTGGAGCAGATCTGGAAGGTCACAGGAACACCCACTCCGGAGTTTATATCCAAACTAGAATCTGAGGAT GCTAAAGATTACCTAAAAAAAGTTTCATCGAAGCCCAAGGCAGATCTTCACaaactgttttctgctgttAATCCACAAG CCGTGACTGTCCTGGAGCACATGCTGCTGCTGGATCCGGAGGAACGGATAACGGCTGCAGAGGCGCTCGCTCTGCCCTACTTCTCTGAATTCAGGGGCCCGGAGGAGGAGACCGCGTGTGAGCTGTTTGACTACACGCTTGTCAACGCAGAGCTTGGGGTGGATCAGTGGAAAC GACACACCTTCACTGAGATCCTGACCTTCAAACCGGTTTTGCCAAACTCCAAGGAATCAACCCTATAA
- the trabd gene encoding traB domain-containing protein isoform X2: MDQDNSSEDESVAPSGNHAEEEHPCIPPGLSDGETLEMLWQHRKQRRQLSPELPETVTCLTAPDGSILYLVGTAHFSDSSKKDVAMTIRAVQPDVVVVELCQYRVSMLRMDENTLLREAKDINLEKVQQAIKQNGLMSGLMQILLLKVSAHITEQLGMAPGGEFREAFKEAGRVPFCKFHLGDRPIPVTFKRAIAALSLWQKARLAWGLCFLSDPISKEDVEKCKQKDLLEQTMSEMIGEFPALHQTIVAERDIYLTHTLRQATRCVEAPSNGQKVPAVVVGVVGMGHVPGIEQNWEKELNINEILSVAPPSRFGWLLRTAIKGVLMGMLGYACYRAGGGLGRALLSLPAVQSLLDTMRPRPS, from the exons ATGGACCAAGACAACAGTTCAGAG GATGAGTCTGTCGCCCCGTCAGGGAATCATGCAGAAGAGGAACACCCTTGTATACCTCCAGGACTTT CCGATGGTGAAACATTGGAGATGCTGTGGCAGCATCGAAAGCAGCGCCGCCAGTTGTCTCCTGAGCTCCCAGAGACTGTGACCTGTCTCACTGCCCCAGATGGCAGTATTCTGTACCTGGTGGGCACTGCTCATTTCAGTGACAGCAGTAAAAAGGATGTGGCCATG ACGATTCGCGCTGTGCAGCCAGacgtggtggtggtggagctgTGCCAGTACAGGGTGTCGATGTTGAGGATGGACGAGAATACGCTGCTGAGGGAAGCCAAAGACATAAACCTGGAAAAGGTTCAACAAGCCATTAAACAG AATGGGCTGATGTCTGGTTTGATGCAGATTCTTCTGCTCAAAGTTTCAGCTCACATCACAGAGCAGCTGGGAATGGCACCTGGGGGAGAGTTTAGGGAGGCTTTCAAAGAA GCTGGACGAGTGCCATTTTGTAAATTTCACCTTGGGGACAGGCCTATCCCTGTGACGTTCAAGAGAGCCATAGCTGCTCTCAGTCTATGGCAGAAGGCCCGCCTTGCCTGGGGTCTTTGCTTTTTGTCAGATCCAATCAG TAAAGAGGATGTAGAGAAGTGCAAGCAGAAAGATTTGCTGGAGCAGACCATGTCGGAGATGATCGGCGAGTTTCCTGCTCTTCATCAAACCATCGTGGCTGAAAGGGACATctacctcacacacacactccgccAGGCTACACGCTGTGTGGAGGCCCCCTCTAATGGCCAGA AAGTGCCTGCTGTGGTGGTGGGAGTTGTAGGAATGGGCCATGTTCCTGGCATTGAGCAAAACTGGGAGAAGGAGCTCAACATTAATGAAATTTTGAG TGTTGCGCCCCCCTCACGCTTTGGCTGGTTGTTGCGCACAGCCATTAAGGGTGTCTTGATGGGAATGCTGGGATATGCCTGCTACCGTGCGGGAGGAGGTTTAGGTAGAGCCCTGCTGTCTCTACCTGCGGTTCAGTCATTACTGGACACCATGCGGCCTCGTCCTTCTTGA